In a genomic window of Croceibacterium sp. TMG7-5b_MA50:
- the kdpC gene encoding potassium-transporting ATPase subunit KdpC, producing the protein MLHELRRSIRPAITLLLLLTLVTGILYPLAMTGAAQLLFPAQANGSLIRQGGRVIGSDLIGQGFTTDAYFHGRPSAAGNGYDAAASAGSNLAPGSADLAVRIAQGRADEDLTSLAPSDLVTTSASGLDPHVSPEAAFVQVRRVAAARGLPVARVEQLVRAAIQNPLLGVLGERRVNVLELNRQLDAIGAAPAP; encoded by the coding sequence ATGCTGCACGAATTGCGGCGGTCCATCCGCCCCGCCATCACCCTGCTGCTGCTGCTGACCCTCGTCACCGGCATCCTCTATCCGCTGGCGATGACAGGGGCGGCGCAATTGCTGTTCCCCGCGCAGGCGAATGGCAGCCTGATCCGGCAGGGTGGCCGCGTGATCGGCTCCGACCTGATCGGCCAGGGCTTCACGACCGATGCTTATTTCCACGGCCGCCCGTCGGCTGCGGGCAATGGCTACGATGCCGCCGCCTCCGCCGGCTCCAACCTCGCACCCGGCTCCGCCGATCTGGCCGTGCGCATCGCGCAAGGCCGGGCCGACGAAGACCTGACCAGCCTGGCTCCATCCGATCTGGTCACCACTAGCGCCTCGGGACTGGACCCCCACGTCAGTCCCGAGGCGGCCTTTGTGCAGGTGCGCCGCGTCGCCGCCGCGCGCGGGCTGCCCGTTGCGCGGGTGGAGCAGCTGGTTCGGGCAGCGATCCAGAACCCGTTGCTCGGCGTGCTGGGCGAGCGGCGCGTCAATGTGCTGGAGCTCAATCGACAACTGGACGCGATTGGGGCAGCACCCGCCCCATGA
- a CDS encoding sensor histidine kinase KdpD has translation MIPVAPRPDPDALLKAARAEARGRLKIILGAAPGVGKTYEMLLDGAALAQAGRDVVVGVVETHGRADTAALVQPLEVLPRRAVPHGAHSLAEFDLDGTLARRPDVALVDEFAHTNAPGSRHPKRWQDVEELRDAGIDVVTTLNIQHLESLNDVVAGFTRVRVRETVPDALLDDAEIELVDLPPDELIARLREGKVYLPDEATRALGHFFSKANLSALRELALRRAAQAVDRQMLDHVRLAGEPGIWAAGERIVVAIGDQPGGDLLVRSARRLADALHAPWTALTIETGRTARLPAEARGRIADALKLAGTLGATLVTVSAPTVMEGLRAHLAESRSTALVIGKTRRPWWFELRHRSLVDQLVRGPDPVAVHVVPLPGGAMAERPGLPLPTPGSAAIALLSVALTTLAALALQPWLGPEAVDLLYLVPVVAVATWRGLRASLVASVAGALAYNFFFLPPVHTLNITGPQNLLTFAILAGVGITAAQLAGRLKRQANAGARSATENAALAAFGQRLAAVADETGTAAITCGEIANLLGLNTVLLLRRDGRLVVAGSAPGEAALGPIDYTAADWAWDRAEPAGRDTATLTASDWQFHPLATSLGVLAVLGISHDSQADPLPANRRVLFATLLGQAALAHERLQLEGEARQVAALQQRDDLRATLVSSLGHDLKTPLTAVLAAADALAHEAPGNPAAATLKTEALRLARLFDDLVEMTRIEAGALAVRPEPIDLTDAVAAAVHDLRSTLASHPVRLDVPVTLPLVMADPRMLHHMLINLIDNAAKYSPAGAPVTISARRDPHRLRLCVLDEGAGLPPGAADGLFARFTRGEGSDGPGGTGLGLAIVKGFADAMGLTVRAAPRDEGPGSCFAVEWPEPLIRTLRSGVA, from the coding sequence ATGATACCGGTCGCCCCGCGCCCTGATCCCGATGCGCTGCTGAAGGCCGCGCGGGCGGAGGCGCGCGGACGGCTGAAGATCATCCTCGGTGCCGCGCCGGGCGTCGGCAAGACTTACGAGATGCTGCTGGATGGCGCAGCGCTGGCGCAGGCCGGCCGCGACGTGGTGGTCGGCGTGGTGGAGACGCATGGCCGCGCCGACACCGCCGCGCTGGTCCAGCCGCTGGAAGTGCTCCCCCGCCGCGCGGTCCCTCATGGCGCGCACAGCCTGGCGGAGTTCGACCTCGACGGCACGCTCGCCCGGCGGCCCGACGTGGCGCTGGTGGACGAATTCGCCCACACGAACGCACCCGGCAGCCGCCATCCCAAGCGGTGGCAGGACGTGGAGGAGCTGCGTGACGCCGGCATCGACGTCGTCACCACGCTGAACATCCAGCACCTTGAAAGCCTGAACGACGTCGTCGCCGGCTTCACCCGCGTCCGCGTGCGGGAGACGGTGCCCGATGCACTGCTCGACGATGCGGAGATCGAGCTGGTCGACCTGCCGCCGGACGAGCTGATCGCCCGCCTGCGGGAAGGCAAGGTCTACCTGCCTGATGAGGCGACCCGCGCGCTGGGTCATTTCTTCTCCAAGGCGAACCTCAGCGCCTTGCGCGAACTGGCGCTGCGCCGGGCGGCGCAGGCCGTGGACCGGCAGATGCTGGACCATGTGCGGCTGGCCGGCGAGCCCGGCATCTGGGCCGCGGGCGAACGGATCGTGGTGGCGATCGGCGACCAGCCGGGCGGCGACCTGCTGGTGCGCAGCGCCCGCCGGCTGGCCGATGCCCTGCACGCGCCGTGGACCGCGCTGACGATCGAGACCGGCCGTACCGCTCGCTTGCCGGCGGAGGCGCGCGGGCGCATCGCCGATGCGCTGAAGCTGGCCGGTACGCTGGGCGCCACATTGGTCACGGTGTCCGCACCCACGGTGATGGAAGGCCTGCGCGCCCATCTGGCGGAATCGCGGTCAACCGCGCTGGTCATCGGCAAGACGCGGCGCCCCTGGTGGTTCGAACTTCGCCACCGGTCACTGGTGGACCAGCTGGTGCGCGGGCCCGATCCGGTCGCGGTGCATGTGGTGCCGCTGCCCGGCGGCGCCATGGCGGAACGGCCCGGCCTGCCCCTGCCCACCCCCGGCAGCGCGGCGATCGCCTTGCTGAGCGTGGCGTTGACGACGCTCGCTGCGCTCGCGCTGCAACCTTGGCTGGGACCCGAGGCGGTGGACCTGCTCTATCTGGTGCCGGTGGTTGCCGTCGCCACCTGGCGCGGCCTGCGCGCATCCCTGGTCGCCAGCGTGGCGGGGGCACTCGCCTATAATTTCTTCTTCCTGCCGCCGGTCCATACGCTCAACATCACGGGGCCGCAGAACCTGCTGACCTTCGCCATCCTGGCGGGCGTGGGCATCACCGCCGCGCAGCTGGCCGGCCGGTTGAAGCGGCAGGCCAATGCGGGCGCCCGCTCTGCCACGGAGAATGCCGCGCTGGCCGCTTTCGGACAGCGGCTGGCAGCGGTGGCGGACGAGACGGGCACGGCGGCGATCACCTGCGGGGAGATCGCCAACCTGCTGGGGCTGAACACGGTGCTGCTGCTGCGGCGCGATGGCCGCCTGGTCGTGGCGGGATCCGCGCCCGGAGAGGCCGCGCTGGGGCCGATCGACTACACGGCGGCCGACTGGGCGTGGGACCGGGCCGAGCCTGCCGGGCGCGACACCGCCACGCTGACCGCCAGCGACTGGCAGTTCCATCCGCTCGCCACGTCGCTGGGCGTGCTGGCGGTGCTGGGGATCAGCCATGACAGCCAGGCCGATCCGCTGCCGGCAAATCGCCGCGTGTTGTTCGCCACGCTGCTGGGGCAGGCGGCGCTGGCGCATGAACGGCTGCAACTGGAAGGGGAAGCGCGGCAGGTAGCGGCGTTGCAGCAGCGGGACGACCTGCGCGCCACGCTGGTGTCATCGCTGGGGCACGACCTCAAGACGCCGCTGACGGCCGTGCTGGCCGCTGCCGACGCGCTGGCACACGAGGCGCCGGGCAACCCCGCCGCCGCCACGCTGAAGACCGAGGCCCTGCGCCTGGCGCGATTGTTCGACGACCTGGTGGAGATGACGCGGATAGAGGCCGGCGCCCTTGCCGTGAGGCCGGAACCCATCGACCTGACCGATGCAGTCGCTGCGGCAGTTCATGATCTGAGGTCGACGCTCGCCAGTCACCCTGTGCGGCTGGACGTGCCGGTCACGCTGCCGCTGGTGATGGCCGACCCGCGCATGCTGCACCACATGCTCATCAACCTGATCGACAATGCCGCGAAGTACTCGCCCGCCGGCGCTCCGGTCACGATCAGCGCCCGGCGCGATCCGCACCGGCTGAGGCTGTGCGTGCTGGACGAAGGGGCCGGCCTGCCGCCGGGCGCCGCCGACGGCCTGTTCGCCCGCTTCACACGCGGCGAGGGGTCGGACGGGCCGGGCGGCACCGGCCTTGGCCTCGCCATCGTGAAGGGCTTCGCCGATGCGATGGGCCTGACGGTGCGCGCCGCGCCGCGGGACGAGGGCCCGGGATCGTGCTTCGCGGTCGAGTGGCCGGAACCGCTGATCCGCACCCTGCGGAGTGGCGTGGCATGA
- a CDS encoding response regulator yields MTPPLLVVDDEPAIRRLVRGALDRAGHASAEAANAAEALAAAARPGCELVLLDLGLPDRDGLELIPLLKALDRAVLVLTARDAVAEKVAALDLGADDYVTKPFDTDELLARIRVALRHRSGGDAGGRLVAGPVTLDIATHRVTLRGEAVHLTPKEFALLAELLRHAGKVLTHRHLLGTVWGPAHVGDIEYLRVAMRALRGKLEDDPAAPRLLINEPGIGYRIAG; encoded by the coding sequence ATGACCCCGCCGCTGCTGGTCGTCGATGACGAGCCCGCCATCCGCCGGCTGGTGCGCGGCGCGCTGGATCGCGCGGGCCATGCCAGCGCGGAAGCGGCGAACGCGGCGGAGGCGCTTGCCGCCGCGGCACGCCCCGGTTGCGAGCTGGTGCTGCTCGACCTCGGCCTGCCGGACCGCGACGGACTGGAACTGATCCCGCTGCTGAAGGCGCTGGACCGCGCCGTGCTGGTGCTGACGGCCCGCGATGCGGTGGCGGAGAAGGTGGCGGCGCTGGACCTCGGCGCCGACGACTACGTCACCAAGCCGTTCGACACGGACGAGCTGCTCGCCCGCATCCGGGTGGCGCTGCGCCATCGCAGCGGCGGCGATGCCGGTGGGCGGCTGGTGGCGGGCCCGGTGACGCTGGACATCGCGACGCACCGGGTGACGTTGCGGGGCGAGGCGGTGCACCTGACGCCCAAGGAGTTCGCGCTGCTTGCCGAATTGCTGCGCCATGCGGGCAAGGTGCTGACGCACCGCCACCTGCTCGGCACCGTATGGGGGCCGGCGCATGTCGGCGACATCGAATATCTGCGGGTAGCCATGCGCGCGCTGCGCGGCAAGCTGGAGGATGATCCCGCAGCGCCGCGCCTGCTCATCAACGAACCAGGCATCGGCTACCGCATCGCCGGGTGA
- a CDS encoding error-prone DNA polymerase: MAYSELQVSTHFCFLRGVSSCEELFSTASEMGLPALGITDRNSVAGIIRAMVAAEEVAAQGSPVRMVAGCRLDLVTGASLLVWPEDLAAWSRLTRLLTLGKGRARPDRGEKGRCFLHWEDVAEYSTGLVAALVPDDDGPDEGALRWMADLFGDGSGDPRGHVCLTQRRRPDDARRLHAAALAAQRFGLTPLVTGDVLYHEPELRLLQDVVTAIREKCTIDELGLRRERSADRCLQPPGEMARRFARFPQALAAVEGVVERCTFSPRDLKDQYLYPEETVITGQTPQQALEKLSTAALTKRFAGDPPPAYRTLLAKELGLVAKLNYAAYFLTVHSIVKYARSQGILCQGRGSAANSVICFVLGITSIDPVLHELLFERFLSENRAEPPDIDIDFEHERREDVIQWIYETYGHDHAALTAVVSRFRARGAVREVGKVLGLPEDMTAALAGQVWGWSEEGVADRHVDALNLDRGDPRLALTLELARKLIGTPRHLSQHPGGFVLTRDQLARLVPIEPAAMVDRQVVEWEKEDIEEAGMMKVDILGLGMLGCMRRAFDLLERHKGLHLTLDHPALQTDDTATFAMIQRADTLGVFQIESRAQMAMLPRMLPEEFYDIAIQVAIVRPGPIQGDMVHPYLKRREQKRKNKDIEFDYPSPALKAVLQKTLGVPLFQEQAMKVAIEGAGFTPARADELRKAMATFKYTQGVGQFKEELIAGMAAKGIGPDFAERLVKQIEGFGSYGFPESHAASFAKIAYASSWMKCHHPDVFCCALLNAQPMGFYAPAQIVRDAREHGVEIRPVCVIDSGWDTELVDGEGTGGMLPLRLGMRIVHGVSATDVARIMAARDLTPFRSVEDLWRRSGVPLATLEKLAKADAFHALGLNRRQALWAIRGLGETPLPLLEAAERREEPVSLVPLTAGREVVEDYRATQLTLRQHPLFFLRDRLARQGVIACEALRATKDGRRVEVAGIILVRQKPGSAKGVLFITIEDETGVANIILWPDRFEAQRTVVMSSAMISVTGVVQRDGSGGNAGTIHIIADRIHDRTAMLREVGEIDLPRLTSRGDGATHAGSPDRGDPGWKKRVRSDYHRPFRTGCDPEDVIPIKSHDFH; the protein is encoded by the coding sequence ATGGCCTATTCCGAACTGCAGGTCTCGACCCATTTCTGCTTCCTGCGCGGCGTATCCTCGTGCGAGGAGCTGTTCTCCACCGCGTCGGAGATGGGCCTGCCCGCGCTCGGCATCACCGATCGCAACTCTGTCGCCGGCATCATCCGCGCGATGGTCGCGGCGGAGGAGGTGGCGGCGCAAGGCAGCCCGGTGCGGATGGTCGCGGGCTGCCGGCTCGACCTCGTCACCGGGGCATCGCTGCTGGTCTGGCCGGAGGATCTGGCCGCATGGAGCCGGCTGACCCGGCTGCTGACCCTGGGCAAGGGCCGCGCCCGCCCGGACCGGGGGGAGAAGGGCCGCTGCTTCCTTCACTGGGAGGATGTGGCGGAATACTCCACCGGCCTCGTCGCCGCGCTGGTGCCGGATGATGACGGTCCGGACGAAGGCGCGCTGCGCTGGATGGCGGACCTGTTCGGCGACGGATCGGGCGATCCGCGGGGCCATGTCTGCCTGACGCAGCGCCGCCGGCCGGACGATGCCCGCCGGCTGCATGCGGCGGCGCTGGCGGCGCAACGGTTCGGCCTGACGCCGCTGGTGACGGGCGATGTGTTGTATCACGAACCGGAGCTGCGGCTGCTGCAGGACGTCGTCACCGCCATCCGGGAAAAGTGCACCATCGACGAACTGGGCCTCAGGCGCGAACGCTCCGCCGACCGTTGCTTGCAGCCGCCGGGCGAGATGGCCCGCCGCTTCGCCCGCTTCCCGCAGGCGCTCGCGGCGGTGGAGGGGGTGGTGGAACGCTGCACCTTCTCCCCGCGCGACCTGAAGGACCAGTACCTCTACCCGGAGGAGACGGTCATCACCGGGCAGACGCCGCAGCAGGCGTTGGAGAAGCTTTCCACCGCCGCGCTGACGAAACGCTTCGCCGGCGATCCGCCCCCGGCCTATCGCACCCTGCTGGCCAAGGAGCTGGGCCTCGTCGCCAAGCTGAATTACGCGGCCTACTTCCTGACCGTTCATTCCATCGTGAAGTATGCCCGCAGCCAGGGCATCCTGTGCCAGGGGCGCGGCTCCGCCGCCAATTCGGTGATCTGCTTCGTGCTCGGCATCACCTCCATCGACCCCGTCCTCCACGAATTGCTGTTCGAACGCTTCCTGTCGGAGAACCGGGCCGAGCCGCCCGACATCGACATCGATTTCGAGCATGAGCGGCGGGAGGACGTGATCCAGTGGATCTACGAGACCTACGGCCATGACCATGCCGCGCTGACCGCCGTGGTCAGCCGTTTCCGCGCGCGTGGCGCGGTGCGGGAGGTGGGCAAGGTGCTGGGCCTGCCAGAGGACATGACCGCAGCCTTGGCCGGGCAGGTCTGGGGCTGGTCGGAGGAAGGCGTGGCCGACCGGCACGTCGATGCGCTGAACCTCGATCGCGGCGATCCGCGGCTGGCGCTGACGCTGGAACTGGCGCGCAAGCTGATCGGCACGCCGCGTCATTTGTCGCAGCATCCCGGTGGCTTCGTGCTGACCCGCGACCAGCTGGCGCGGCTGGTGCCGATCGAGCCTGCCGCCATGGTCGATCGCCAGGTGGTGGAATGGGAGAAGGAGGATATCGAGGAGGCCGGCATGATGAAGGTCGATATCCTCGGCCTCGGCATGCTGGGCTGCATGCGCCGCGCCTTCGACCTGCTGGAACGGCACAAGGGGCTGCACCTGACGCTGGATCATCCGGCCTTGCAGACCGACGACACGGCGACCTTCGCCATGATCCAGCGGGCGGACACGCTGGGCGTGTTCCAGATCGAAAGCCGCGCGCAGATGGCGATGCTGCCGCGGATGCTGCCCGAAGAATTCTACGACATCGCCATCCAGGTGGCGATCGTGCGGCCGGGCCCGATCCAGGGCGACATGGTCCACCCCTACCTCAAGCGGCGGGAGCAGAAGCGTAAGAACAAGGATATAGAGTTCGACTATCCCAGCCCGGCGCTGAAGGCGGTGCTGCAGAAGACGCTGGGCGTCCCCTTGTTCCAGGAACAGGCGATGAAGGTCGCCATCGAAGGCGCCGGCTTCACCCCCGCCCGCGCGGACGAGCTGCGCAAGGCGATGGCGACGTTCAAGTACACGCAGGGTGTCGGCCAGTTCAAGGAGGAGCTGATCGCCGGCATGGCCGCCAAGGGCATCGGCCCCGACTTCGCCGAACGGCTGGTGAAGCAGATCGAAGGCTTCGGGTCCTACGGCTTCCCCGAAAGCCACGCGGCGTCCTTCGCCAAGATCGCCTATGCGTCCAGCTGGATGAAGTGCCACCATCCGGACGTGTTCTGCTGCGCGCTGCTCAACGCGCAGCCGATGGGGTTCTACGCCCCGGCGCAGATCGTGCGCGACGCGCGCGAGCATGGGGTGGAGATCCGGCCGGTCTGCGTCATCGACAGCGGCTGGGACACGGAACTGGTGGATGGCGAAGGGACGGGGGGCATGCTGCCGCTGCGCCTCGGCATGCGGATCGTCCACGGCGTGTCCGCCACCGATGTGGCGCGGATCATGGCCGCGCGTGACCTGACCCCGTTTCGCAGCGTGGAGGATCTGTGGCGCCGTTCGGGCGTGCCGCTCGCCACGCTGGAGAAGCTCGCCAAGGCGGACGCCTTCCACGCGCTGGGCCTGAACCGGCGGCAGGCGCTGTGGGCGATCCGCGGCCTGGGGGAAACGCCGCTGCCGCTGCTGGAGGCGGCCGAGCGGCGGGAGGAGCCGGTCAGCCTGGTGCCGCTGACCGCGGGGCGCGAGGTGGTGGAGGATTACCGCGCCACGCAGCTGACCCTGCGGCAGCATCCGCTGTTCTTCCTGCGCGACCGGCTGGCACGGCAGGGGGTGATTGCGTGCGAGGCGTTGCGCGCCACCAAGGACGGGCGCCGGGTGGAGGTCGCCGGCATCATCCTGGTCCGGCAGAAGCCCGGCAGCGCCAAGGGGGTGCTGTTCATCACCATTGAGGACGAGACGGGCGTCGCCAACATCATCCTGTGGCCCGACCGGTTCGAGGCGCAGCGCACGGTGGTGATGTCATCCGCCATGATCAGCGTGACCGGCGTGGTCCAGCGCGACGGGTCCGGCGGGAATGCCGGCACGATCCACATCATCGCCGACCGCATCCACGACCGTACGGCCATGTTGCGGGAGGTGGGGGAGATCGACCTGCCGCGCCTGACCAGCCGGGGCGATGGCGCGACCCATGCCGGATCGCCCGACCGCGGCGATCCCGGCTGGAAGAAGCGCGTGCGCAGCGATTACCACCGGCCGTTCCGCACCGGCTGCGACCCGGAGGATGTGATCCCGATCAAGAGCCACGACTTTCACTAG